The following are encoded in a window of Pseudomonadota bacterium genomic DNA:
- a CDS encoding DUF1295 domain-containing protein has protein sequence MAERSNSQSVVASAIAVAIGAAVAFAGSVGGDQWNGWPIFAICGALAFAVNWLVFIPSSLGKTEHYYDLTGGLTYITVTVVAVLLAASLDLRATLAAGMVLIWALRLSTFLFIRISGDGSDSRFDGVRDRPTRFFMAWTLQGLWVLLTAATALAIITGGQREPLGPIGYVGLAIWAIGMLIEIVSDQQKSTFKKDPANKGRFINVGLWAWSRHPNYFGEIVLWIGMAVLALPVLQGWQFVTLISPVFVTLLLTKVSGVPLLEDKADKRWGGQEDYEAYKNNTPILMLRPPRSA, from the coding sequence ATGGCTGAACGCAGCAATTCCCAATCAGTAGTCGCAAGCGCCATTGCGGTCGCCATCGGCGCCGCTGTTGCCTTTGCGGGCAGCGTCGGCGGAGATCAGTGGAACGGCTGGCCGATTTTTGCCATCTGCGGCGCGCTGGCCTTCGCGGTGAACTGGCTGGTATTTATCCCCTCCTCGCTTGGTAAGACCGAGCACTACTACGACCTTACCGGTGGCCTGACCTACATCACCGTCACGGTGGTTGCCGTGCTCCTCGCGGCGTCGCTCGATCTTCGCGCGACGCTGGCTGCCGGCATGGTGCTCATCTGGGCGCTACGCCTTTCGACCTTCCTGTTTATCCGAATTTCGGGCGACGGCAGCGACAGTCGATTTGATGGCGTGCGGGATCGGCCAACGCGCTTTTTTATGGCCTGGACGCTTCAGGGTTTGTGGGTGCTGCTCACCGCTGCCACGGCGCTAGCGATCATCACCGGGGGGCAGCGAGAGCCCCTCGGACCGATCGGCTACGTTGGCCTGGCCATCTGGGCGATTGGCATGCTGATTGAAATAGTCTCAGACCAGCAGAAGTCGACGTTCAAAAAGGACCCTGCCAATAAAGGACGGTTCATCAATGTGGGGCTTTGGGCGTGGTCTCGCCATCCCAACTATTTTGGCGAGATTGTGCTCTGGATCGGTATGGCGGTCCTCGCACTGCCGGTGCTCCAAGGATGGCAGTTTGTCACGCTGATTTCGCCGGTGTTTGTCACGCTGCTGCTGACCAAGGTCAGCGGTGTCCCGCTGCTCGAGGACAAAGCCGACAAACGCTGGGGCGGGCAGGAAGACTACGAGGCGTACAAGAATAATACGCCGATCTTGATGCTGCGTCCCCCGAGGTCCGCTTAA
- a CDS encoding M12 family metallo-peptidase has translation MKRISLLLAALWLLAVGPPVGAQQALLKHFELTDVRSGDDASLKNFTLRAYGREFSLVLAPNDGLLSSLSGEHRAKIHRSDRFMKGRVAGIPGSWVRLNRINGRLSGGIFDGSELYLVDSARSFPEAMATGASPDQTIVYRFADLELNTLIDHGGLTFQKKFERPVADYRSFVQHLQGIVAIKGAAMMALPVTIVSDVQFTGEHGSDTASVVAGRVNFVDGIYASQLGVGIQLLHHEILTNNDVLIETNAGDLLGGRFNNNTLVQPGFRQFMRTGAGSNIPFGGLAHMFTGRNLDGSTVGVAYLGVLCSRSFGYGVNEDRSSDTSSALIFAHELGHNFNSPHDGERACADESFRGIMNSRLNGSQQFSDCSIDEMAQELAQASCLVEVQDASLLFADSFEVD, from the coding sequence ATGAAACGGATCTCGCTGTTACTGGCTGCCCTATGGTTGTTGGCCGTCGGCCCGCCTGTCGGAGCCCAGCAGGCGCTGCTGAAGCACTTTGAGCTGACGGACGTGCGCTCAGGTGATGACGCCTCGTTGAAGAACTTCACTCTGCGCGCCTATGGGCGAGAGTTTTCTCTGGTCCTCGCACCCAACGACGGGCTGCTCAGCTCCCTGTCAGGAGAGCATCGAGCGAAGATCCACCGATCCGATCGCTTCATGAAAGGCCGCGTCGCCGGGATACCGGGTTCATGGGTTCGGCTCAATCGCATCAACGGGCGCCTCTCCGGCGGTATCTTTGACGGCTCCGAGCTGTACCTGGTTGATAGTGCCCGCAGCTTTCCGGAAGCGATGGCTACAGGCGCCAGCCCCGACCAGACGATCGTCTATCGCTTTGCCGACCTGGAGCTGAACACCCTGATCGATCATGGCGGCCTCACTTTTCAGAAGAAGTTCGAGCGACCGGTTGCCGACTATCGGTCCTTCGTGCAGCACCTGCAGGGCATCGTCGCCATCAAAGGTGCCGCCATGATGGCGCTGCCCGTGACGATCGTCAGTGATGTTCAGTTCACCGGTGAACACGGTTCGGACACCGCATCGGTGGTGGCCGGTCGGGTCAATTTCGTCGACGGCATCTACGCCTCGCAGCTCGGCGTGGGTATCCAGCTCCTTCACCACGAGATTTTGACCAACAATGACGTCTTGATCGAAACCAACGCCGGCGACCTTCTCGGGGGCCGCTTCAACAACAACACCCTCGTGCAACCCGGATTCCGGCAGTTTATGAGGACCGGGGCCGGGAGCAATATTCCGTTTGGCGGCCTCGCTCACATGTTTACCGGACGCAACCTGGACGGATCGACGGTGGGCGTAGCCTACCTTGGCGTACTGTGCAGCCGAAGCTTTGGTTACGGCGTCAACGAAGACCGCAGCAGCGACACGAGCAGCGCCCTGATTTTTGCCCACGAGCTGGGACACAACTTTAACTCACCCCACGATGGTGAAAGGGCCTGCGCCGACGAGTCGTTCCGGGGCATCATGAACTCTCGGCTCAATGGATCGCAGCAGTTCAGCGACTGCAGCATCGACGAGATGGCGCAGGAGCTGGCGCAAGCCAGCTGTCTAGTGGAGGTCCAGGACGCCTCGCTCCTGTTTGCAGACAGCTTCGAAGTGGACTGA
- a CDS encoding pyridoxal-dependent decarboxylase, which produces MESKDYYRWAERAARWGADYLKSLRQRPVRARVKPGDLAARLPASPPEQGEAMEEIFQDFERLVPDAMTHWQHPRFFAYFPANAAPVSMVAEQLCAVMAAQCMLWQTSPAATEMETRMVDWMRQALGLPEGFAGLIQDSATTATVCALLTIRERALDFQGNEQGLAGQGQLRVYASPQNHSSIDKAVRISGIGQQNLVKVATDDSWALDPQALRAAIEQDLADGLVPAGVVLCIGGTSLGASDRLSETIEIAHRFGLYVHVDAAWAGSAMICPELRGLWEGVEAADSLVLNPHKWLGAQFDCTIQFLRQPELQVKTLGLQPDYLRTLGESDITNYSEWTIPLGRRFRALKLWFLLRAHGLEDLRQRMRRHIAWAEEAAEQLSRSGGFVITSPCHLSLFTFQFAPKDADAERMTQALLMSINDDGRTYLTQTTLDGHFVIRFQVGQFECTREDVQTAVAVIIELAGLLLAQETS; this is translated from the coding sequence ATGGAGAGCAAAGACTATTACCGATGGGCGGAACGGGCCGCCCGCTGGGGCGCCGACTACCTGAAATCACTGCGGCAGCGACCGGTTCGGGCGCGGGTGAAACCCGGCGACCTGGCGGCACGGCTGCCGGCTTCACCGCCCGAGCAGGGTGAGGCGATGGAGGAGATTTTCCAGGACTTCGAGCGGCTGGTGCCCGACGCGATGACCCACTGGCAGCATCCAAGATTCTTCGCCTATTTCCCCGCCAACGCGGCGCCCGTTTCCATGGTGGCGGAACAGCTGTGTGCCGTAATGGCAGCCCAGTGCATGCTCTGGCAGACATCGCCGGCTGCCACCGAAATGGAAACTCGGATGGTCGACTGGATGCGCCAGGCCTTGGGCCTGCCTGAAGGATTCGCCGGGCTGATCCAGGATTCGGCGACCACGGCGACGGTCTGTGCGCTGCTGACCATTCGGGAGCGCGCCCTTGATTTCCAGGGAAATGAGCAGGGGCTGGCCGGGCAGGGGCAGCTTCGGGTCTACGCTTCGCCACAAAACCATTCCTCGATTGATAAGGCGGTGCGGATTTCAGGGATCGGGCAGCAGAACCTGGTCAAGGTGGCGACCGACGACAGCTGGGCGCTGGACCCGCAGGCGCTGCGAGCTGCGATTGAACAAGACCTTGCGGACGGCTTGGTTCCGGCAGGCGTTGTGCTCTGTATCGGCGGCACGTCGCTCGGCGCGTCAGACCGCCTGAGTGAGACCATCGAGATCGCTCACCGCTTCGGCCTTTATGTGCATGTTGACGCCGCGTGGGCGGGGTCGGCCATGATCTGCCCGGAGCTGCGCGGTCTGTGGGAAGGCGTCGAGGCGGCGGACAGCCTGGTGCTGAACCCGCACAAATGGCTGGGTGCCCAATTCGACTGCACGATCCAGTTTCTGCGGCAGCCGGAGCTCCAGGTCAAGACACTGGGATTGCAGCCGGATTATCTAAGAACGCTCGGCGAAAGCGACATCACCAATTACAGCGAGTGGACCATTCCATTGGGGCGCCGTTTCCGAGCCCTGAAGCTGTGGTTCCTGCTGCGCGCGCACGGCCTTGAAGACTTGCGCCAGCGGATGCGTCGTCACATTGCCTGGGCTGAGGAGGCGGCCGAGCAGCTGAGCCGCAGTGGGGGATTTGTGATCACGTCTCCCTGCCATCTGTCGCTCTTTACGTTCCAGTTTGCCCCCAAGGACGCTGACGCCGAGCGGATGACGCAGGCACTGCTGATGTCGATCAACGACGACGGCCGCACCTATCTCACGCAAACGACGCTCGACGGTCATTTTGTGATTCGATTTCAGGTCGGCCAGTTTGAGTGCACCCGCGAGGATGTTCAGACCGCGGTCGCCGTGATCATCGAACTAGCGGGTCTACTGCTAGCTCAGGAAACTAGCTAG
- a CDS encoding cytochrome c — protein MNKFARSTLTLCGLFCVAAVATAEHSPQHKRHELMEAVGDAAKPLGGMLRGKMTFDADVVMQSLTTWRESAEAFGDLFPAGSETGEGTEAAPEIWSDRAGFDASLAKFLEDTNTAIAASPQTLDAARPLIGAAFKNCKGCHDKYRIEDE, from the coding sequence ATGAACAAGTTTGCCCGATCCACCCTGACACTCTGCGGTTTGTTTTGCGTCGCTGCAGTCGCCACGGCCGAGCACAGCCCTCAACACAAGCGTCACGAGCTGATGGAAGCAGTGGGCGACGCGGCCAAGCCGCTGGGCGGCATGTTGCGGGGCAAAATGACCTTTGATGCGGACGTTGTTATGCAGTCGCTGACCACCTGGCGCGAATCCGCCGAGGCTTTCGGCGATCTGTTTCCCGCAGGCAGCGAGACCGGTGAAGGGACGGAAGCCGCCCCGGAAATCTGGTCCGACCGGGCGGGTTTTGACGCTTCGCTCGCCAAGTTTCTGGAGGACACCAACACCGCGATCGCCGCCTCGCCGCAGACACTCGATGCCGCCCGCCCGCTGATCGGCGCCGCCTTTAAGAACTGCAAAGGCTGCCACGACAAATATCGCATCGAAGACGAGTAG
- a CDS encoding TCR/Tet family MFS transporter has protein sequence MWYLLRPSEFLRRSLTIDPQPNAGSQPEDGTAKAAFVFLVISAFINSTGIGLTTPVMPALLMELSGGDLAGASRWGGLALVVYALMQFIFAPIVGALSDRYGRRPVLLISLAAFAVDMLILGVVGTLWGFILLRAFAGIFASTFSTINAYVSDVTPAAQRGTRFAMLGAAFGAGFICGPAIGGLLGNIDVRLPFYAGAAIAMGNVLFGYFVVRESLPQGRRRPFEWARANTIGTLLRLFRTPGVGRLLPVFFLATLSTWVYPTVWSYVAIEKFAWSEAYVGYSIAYYGVIAFIAQALVVQVLLPRIGVKTAVIVALAVEAIALTGIGIASAGWFVYAMVTLALVSVMQDPALRQDMSARVAEDAQGELQGGLSALVSVAMILSPIVYMGLFTVNADDSGVYFPGSPFVAAAVFSLIAMIAYVMASRHYKSEANAET, from the coding sequence ATCTGGTATCTTCTCCGGCCCAGTGAATTTCTGCGTCGGAGCCTCACAATCGACCCGCAACCCAACGCCGGCAGCCAGCCGGAAGACGGTACCGCCAAAGCGGCTTTCGTCTTCCTTGTCATCTCGGCTTTTATCAACTCCACCGGGATTGGTCTGACAACACCGGTGATGCCCGCCCTGCTGATGGAGCTGTCCGGCGGCGATCTGGCGGGCGCTTCACGCTGGGGTGGACTGGCGCTGGTGGTTTACGCGCTCATGCAGTTCATCTTTGCCCCGATCGTCGGCGCCCTTTCCGACCGTTATGGACGGCGTCCGGTGCTGCTGATCTCGCTGGCCGCATTTGCCGTCGACATGCTGATCCTCGGGGTGGTCGGCACCCTCTGGGGCTTTATTTTGCTGCGCGCCTTCGCCGGCATTTTTGCCTCGACCTTCTCAACGATCAACGCGTACGTGTCGGACGTTACGCCGGCTGCCCAGCGCGGCACACGCTTCGCGATGCTTGGCGCAGCTTTTGGCGCGGGCTTCATCTGTGGCCCTGCCATCGGTGGCCTGCTCGGAAACATCGACGTGCGTCTGCCGTTCTATGCGGGCGCGGCGATCGCCATGGGCAACGTCCTGTTCGGCTATTTTGTTGTGCGCGAGTCTTTGCCGCAGGGCCGACGACGACCCTTCGAGTGGGCCCGGGCTAATACGATTGGCACCCTGCTGCGGTTGTTTCGCACCCCCGGCGTTGGGCGGTTGCTGCCGGTGTTCTTTCTGGCGACCCTGTCCACCTGGGTTTATCCAACGGTCTGGTCTTACGTTGCGATCGAGAAGTTTGCCTGGTCCGAAGCCTACGTGGGTTATTCGATCGCCTATTACGGGGTGATCGCCTTTATCGCCCAGGCGCTGGTGGTGCAGGTGCTGCTGCCGCGAATCGGCGTAAAAACGGCCGTCATCGTCGCCCTGGCGGTGGAAGCCATTGCGCTGACCGGGATCGGCATCGCGTCGGCAGGCTGGTTTGTGTATGCCATGGTCACGCTGGCACTGGTGTCGGTTATGCAGGACCCGGCCCTGCGCCAGGACATGTCGGCCCGGGTTGCCGAAGATGCCCAGGGTGAGCTGCAGGGAGGCCTGTCAGCGCTGGTCAGCGTCGCCATGATCCTCTCACCCATTGTTTACATGGGCCTGTTCACGGTGAATGCCGACGACAGCGGCGTTTACTTTCCAGGGTCACCTTTTGTGGCGGCCGCAGTCTTTTCGCTGATCGCCATGATCGCGTACGTGATGGCGTCGCGGCACTACAAGAGCGAAGCGAACGCCGAGACTTAA
- a CDS encoding VOC family protein, translating into MMKAANPINLTQIDHVVLRVVDLEKMVRFYQDVFGCNLERGPCDLGLAQLRAGLSLIDLVDAGGPLGQKTGAAPDHQAPNLDHLCLQVHPWDEAAIVRHLEQHQVDFDHAAPRYGATGVGPSIYLRDPEGNMVELKGL; encoded by the coding sequence ATGATGAAAGCCGCCAATCCGATCAATCTCACCCAGATCGACCACGTGGTGCTGCGTGTGGTGGATCTCGAAAAGATGGTGAGGTTTTATCAGGACGTTTTCGGTTGCAACCTCGAACGCGGCCCGTGTGACCTGGGCTTGGCGCAGCTGCGGGCCGGGCTGTCGCTGATCGATCTAGTGGATGCCGGCGGTCCGCTCGGACAAAAGACGGGCGCAGCACCAGACCATCAGGCACCCAATCTGGACCACCTCTGTCTTCAGGTTCATCCCTGGGATGAGGCGGCCATCGTGCGCCATCTGGAGCAGCATCAGGTGGATTTCGATCATGCGGCGCCGCGCTATGGCGCAACCGGTGTCGGACCCTCAATTTATCTGCGAGACCCCGAAGGCAATATGGTCGAACTCAAGGGGCTGTAG
- a CDS encoding inorganic phosphate transporter, producing the protein MDQYVVFLSLAAVFGLFMAWGIGANDVANAMGTSVGAKALTFRQAIIVAAIFEFAGAVLAGGEVTSTIRKGIVDTASIADSPELLVYGMLSALLAAAIWLLVASHYGWPVSTTHSIVGAVVGFSAVGIGVGAVAWGKVGTIVMSWVASPLTAGVIAFALFKSVQYFILSREDTLARARRFVPAYIFLAAFMITLVTLFKGLKHVGLELSTGQSYLLAVILGAVIALIGAVYVRRIKPAADADSENQTVEKVFGVLMICTACAMAFAHGSNDVANAVGPVAAVVSVAQSGVIEQESSLPLWVLMVGGVGIVLGLSTYGWRVIRTIGSRITHLTPSRGFAAELAASTTIVVASGTGMPVSTTHTLVGAVLGVGLARSASAIDFSIVRNIFLSWVITIPAGAVLCIAFFFLFRAIFG; encoded by the coding sequence ATGGACCAATATGTGGTGTTTCTAAGCCTGGCGGCGGTCTTCGGACTGTTCATGGCGTGGGGCATCGGCGCCAACGACGTCGCAAACGCCATGGGAACCTCGGTCGGCGCCAAAGCGCTGACCTTTCGTCAGGCGATCATCGTTGCGGCCATCTTTGAGTTCGCGGGCGCCGTGCTCGCGGGCGGGGAGGTCACCTCCACGATCCGCAAAGGTATTGTCGACACCGCGTCCATCGCCGATTCGCCCGAACTGTTGGTTTACGGAATGCTCTCCGCTTTGCTGGCGGCCGCCATCTGGCTGCTGGTCGCCAGCCACTACGGCTGGCCGGTCTCGACCACCCACTCGATCGTCGGCGCGGTCGTCGGCTTCAGCGCCGTGGGTATCGGCGTTGGCGCGGTGGCCTGGGGCAAAGTCGGCACCATCGTCATGAGCTGGGTCGCGTCCCCGCTGACGGCCGGCGTGATTGCCTTTGCGCTGTTCAAGAGCGTTCAATATTTCATTTTGTCGCGGGAAGACACGCTGGCCCGGGCGCGACGCTTCGTGCCGGCCTACATCTTTCTCGCAGCCTTCATGATCACATTGGTCACGCTGTTCAAGGGGTTGAAGCATGTTGGGCTCGAGCTGTCCACCGGACAGAGCTATTTGCTCGCGGTAATCCTCGGTGCGGTCATCGCGCTGATCGGCGCGGTTTACGTACGTCGCATCAAGCCGGCAGCGGATGCCGATTCAGAAAACCAGACCGTGGAAAAGGTCTTTGGCGTGCTGATGATCTGCACCGCGTGCGCCATGGCTTTTGCCCACGGCTCCAATGACGTTGCCAACGCGGTGGGTCCGGTGGCGGCGGTGGTCAGCGTGGCTCAGTCGGGCGTCATCGAGCAGGAGTCCAGCCTACCCCTGTGGGTGCTGATGGTCGGTGGCGTTGGCATTGTGCTCGGCCTGTCGACCTACGGCTGGCGGGTCATCCGGACGATTGGCAGCCGGATCACCCACCTAACACCGAGCCGCGGTTTTGCCGCGGAGCTGGCCGCCTCCACTACCATTGTGGTCGCCTCCGGCACCGGCATGCCCGTATCGACAACCCACACGCTCGTTGGAGCAGTCCTGGGTGTCGGTCTGGCTCGGAGCGCGTCAGCCATCGACTTCAGCATCGTGCGGAACATCTTCTTGTCCTGGGTTATCACCATCCCCGCCGGCGCGGTGCTGTGTATCGCATTTTTTTTCCTCTTTCGGGCGATTTTTGGTTAG
- a CDS encoding cytochrome c, whose amino-acid sequence MLRLFLLAAVLLAAAGWFLSAPSKLSNDELPAHQADPVAGERIFWVGGCGSCHATPIDGERAQGEDRLALGGGEEFRTPYGVFRAPNISSDKTDGIGGWDALEFVNAMQRGVSPEGKHYYPVFPFASYARMEISDVLDLKAFLDTLPAVPGRAADHELKFPWSVRRGIGLWKRRYLSRGPVIAMAADDPAVQQGRELVEGAGHCGECHTPRDLLGGLQHEHWLAGAPDPEGKGRVPNITPASENLSDWSIDDLAYYFESGFTPDFDTAGGTMVAVQENLAQLEPADREAIAAYLKAIPARTAPGN is encoded by the coding sequence ATGCTGCGACTTTTTCTGCTGGCGGCTGTGTTACTGGCAGCCGCCGGCTGGTTTTTATCGGCACCTTCGAAACTCTCTAACGATGAGCTGCCTGCGCACCAGGCGGACCCGGTAGCTGGGGAAAGGATTTTCTGGGTCGGAGGGTGCGGGTCGTGCCACGCAACGCCGATTGACGGGGAGCGAGCCCAGGGCGAAGACCGTCTTGCGCTGGGTGGCGGCGAAGAGTTCCGTACGCCCTACGGAGTCTTTCGCGCCCCCAACATTTCCAGCGACAAAACGGACGGAATTGGGGGCTGGGACGCGTTGGAGTTTGTCAACGCCATGCAGCGGGGCGTCTCGCCGGAAGGCAAACACTACTATCCGGTCTTTCCATTTGCGTCCTACGCTCGCATGGAGATTTCTGACGTGCTCGACCTCAAGGCCTTTTTGGACACGCTGCCGGCGGTTCCGGGCCGAGCTGCTGACCACGAGCTGAAGTTTCCGTGGAGCGTACGCCGCGGTATCGGACTCTGGAAGCGTCGCTACCTGAGCCGCGGACCGGTCATTGCCATGGCAGCTGATGACCCCGCCGTCCAGCAGGGCCGCGAGCTCGTGGAAGGGGCTGGGCATTGTGGTGAATGCCATACGCCCAGGGACCTGCTGGGCGGCCTTCAGCACGAGCATTGGCTCGCCGGAGCGCCGGATCCTGAGGGCAAAGGCCGAGTCCCCAATATTACGCCAGCCAGCGAAAACCTCAGCGATTGGTCGATTGACGACCTGGCCTACTATTTCGAGTCCGGATTCACGCCAGACTTTGACACCGCCGGCGGCACCATGGTGGCAGTGCAGGAAAACCTTGCGCAGCTCGAACCCGCCGACCGCGAGGCGATCGCCGCCTATCTAAAGGCGATTCCCGCCAGGACGGCGCCCGGCAACTGA